The Vibrio tarriae genome includes a window with the following:
- a CDS encoding glutathione S-transferase family protein, which yields MGKLIKGKWHDVWYDTKQHDGEFIREDAGFRDWVKATPDAQFAAESGRYHLYVSLACPWAHRTLIFRALKGLQAHIDVTIVCPDMLSHGWQFGIPEPLYGYTQLHQLYTHAKADYTGRVTVPVLWDKKRHTIVSNESSEIIRMFNSAFNELTGNQTDYYPQALRTAIDEWNEFIYPHINNGVYRCGFATTQKAYEEAFEALFAALDKVDQHLATHRYLAGNQITEADWRLFTTLVRFDAVYVGHFKCNRQRIADYSHLSGYLRELYQVPSIQETVDFYHIKRHYYFSHTTINPTQVVPVGPQVDLLSPHQRERIG from the coding sequence ATGGGCAAGCTAATTAAAGGCAAATGGCACGATGTTTGGTACGACACTAAACAACATGATGGCGAATTTATACGCGAAGATGCAGGGTTTCGTGACTGGGTGAAAGCGACGCCTGATGCGCAATTTGCAGCTGAATCTGGCCGTTATCATCTCTATGTCTCTTTGGCGTGTCCGTGGGCACATCGCACCTTGATTTTTCGTGCTCTCAAAGGACTGCAAGCGCATATTGATGTGACGATTGTCTGTCCGGATATGCTCTCACATGGTTGGCAGTTTGGCATACCAGAGCCGCTGTATGGCTACACTCAACTACATCAACTCTATACCCATGCTAAAGCCGATTACACCGGACGAGTCACAGTGCCTGTGTTGTGGGATAAAAAGCGGCACACTATTGTGAGCAATGAATCTTCCGAAATCATCCGCATGTTCAACAGTGCATTTAATGAGTTAACGGGCAATCAAACCGATTATTATCCTCAAGCGCTGCGCACAGCGATTGATGAGTGGAATGAATTCATCTATCCCCACATCAACAATGGGGTATATCGTTGTGGTTTTGCGACCACGCAAAAAGCCTATGAAGAAGCGTTTGAAGCGCTGTTTGCGGCGTTGGATAAAGTTGATCAGCATCTGGCAACGCATCGTTATTTAGCGGGAAACCAAATCACCGAAGCGGACTGGCGTTTGTTTACCACCTTAGTGCGTTTTGATGCGGTGTATGTCGGGCATTTCAAATGTAACCGTCAGCGTATTGCGGATTACTCACATCTGAGCGGTTATTTAAGGGAGTTGTATCAAGTCCCCAGCATCCAAGAGACGGTTGATTTTTACCACATTAAACGCCACTACTATTTCAGTCATACCACAATCAACCCCACTCAAGTTGTGCCAGTCGGGCCGCAAGTGGATCTACTCAGTCCACACCAGCGTGAACGAATTGGTTGA
- the oppF gene encoding murein tripeptide/oligopeptide ABC transporter ATP binding protein OppF: MSVEKKLLLDVKDLKVHFNITPKSAWPWTKPVTLKAVDGVNVRLYEGETLGVVGESGCGKSTFARAIIGLVQATHGEVVWLGQDLTRMQEVKRRATRKQIQMIFQDPLASLNPRMTVGDIIAEPLQTFYPELSKQEVKDRVKEMMSKVGLLPNVINRYPHEFSGGQCQRIGIARALILKPKMIICDEPVSALDVSIQAQVVNLLKELQKELGLSLVFIAHDLSVVKHISDRVLVMYLGNAVELGVSKELFANPKHPYTKALMSAVPIPDPNIERNKTIQMLEGDLPSPMNPPSGCVFRTRCPQATAECAKTKPVIKGSDIHSVSCLYAEA, encoded by the coding sequence ATGAGCGTAGAGAAAAAATTATTATTGGACGTTAAAGATCTTAAAGTCCATTTCAACATTACCCCAAAATCGGCATGGCCATGGACCAAGCCCGTTACCTTGAAAGCGGTAGATGGGGTTAACGTGCGTCTGTATGAAGGCGAAACCTTAGGGGTAGTGGGCGAATCTGGCTGTGGTAAATCGACTTTCGCACGCGCCATTATTGGTCTGGTGCAAGCGACTCACGGTGAAGTAGTGTGGTTAGGTCAGGATTTAACACGTATGCAGGAAGTGAAACGCCGTGCAACGCGTAAGCAAATCCAAATGATTTTCCAAGACCCACTGGCGTCATTGAACCCACGTATGACGGTCGGAGATATCATTGCCGAGCCACTGCAAACCTTCTATCCCGAGCTTTCCAAGCAAGAAGTGAAAGATCGGGTAAAAGAGATGATGTCCAAGGTAGGTTTGCTGCCTAACGTGATCAACCGTTATCCGCACGAGTTTTCAGGCGGTCAGTGTCAGCGTATCGGTATTGCTCGCGCGCTGATCCTCAAACCTAAGATGATCATCTGTGATGAACCGGTTTCCGCTCTGGATGTGTCGATTCAGGCTCAGGTCGTTAACCTTCTCAAAGAGCTGCAAAAAGAGCTCGGTTTAAGTCTGGTGTTCATCGCGCACGATCTCTCGGTGGTAAAGCACATCTCAGATCGCGTGTTGGTCATGTATTTGGGCAATGCGGTAGAGTTGGGCGTTTCTAAAGAACTGTTTGCTAACCCTAAACACCCTTATACCAAGGCATTAATGTCTGCCGTGCCTATTCCTGACCCCAATATCGAGCGCAATAAGACCATTCAGATGTTGGAAGGGGATCTGCCTTCACCGATGAACCCGCCATCGGGTTGTGTGTTCCGCACTCGTTGCCCGCAAGCTACGGCAGAGTGTGCGAAGACAAAGCCAGTGATTAAAGGTTCGGATATTCACTCAGTATCTTGTTTGTACGCTGAGGCATAA
- a CDS encoding ABC transporter ATP-binding protein: MSLLDVKDLRVEFSTQDGIVTAVNDLNFSLKQGETLGIVGESGSGKSQTVFAIMGLLAKNGKISGSAKFEGKEILNLPERELNKVRAEQIAMIFQDPMTSLNPYMKVSDQLMEVLMLHKGMGKAEAFEESVRMLEAVKIPEARKRITMYPHEFSGGMRQRVMIAMALLCRPKLLIADEPTTALDVTVQAQIMELLNELKREFNTAIIMITHDLGVVAGSCDKVLVMYAGRTMEYGSVNDIFYNPSHPYAEGLLSAIPRLDTEGEVLPTIPGNPPNLLRLPVGCPYQERCHRVTDRCKREAPILLPFGNGRQRACFSDWEAWTK, from the coding sequence ATGAGTTTATTAGATGTCAAAGATCTGCGCGTAGAATTCTCTACCCAAGACGGTATTGTCACCGCAGTGAACGATCTCAATTTCTCTCTTAAGCAGGGAGAAACTTTAGGTATTGTGGGCGAATCTGGCTCAGGCAAATCACAAACCGTATTTGCCATCATGGGGCTACTCGCTAAAAACGGTAAAATCAGCGGTAGCGCGAAATTTGAAGGTAAAGAAATCCTTAATTTGCCGGAGCGTGAACTGAATAAAGTGCGCGCTGAGCAAATCGCGATGATTTTCCAAGACCCAATGACTTCACTTAATCCATACATGAAAGTGAGCGATCAGCTGATGGAAGTGCTGATGTTGCATAAAGGTATGGGGAAAGCGGAGGCGTTTGAAGAGTCAGTACGCATGCTGGAAGCGGTAAAGATCCCAGAAGCGCGTAAGCGTATCACCATGTATCCGCATGAGTTTTCAGGCGGTATGCGTCAACGGGTGATGATTGCGATGGCTTTGCTGTGTCGCCCGAAACTGCTGATTGCGGATGAACCGACCACCGCACTTGACGTTACCGTTCAAGCGCAAATCATGGAGCTGCTTAACGAACTGAAACGTGAGTTCAATACCGCAATCATCATGATCACCCACGATCTGGGGGTGGTTGCTGGCTCTTGCGATAAAGTGCTGGTGATGTATGCCGGCCGTACTATGGAGTACGGTTCAGTAAACGATATTTTCTATAACCCAAGCCACCCTTACGCAGAAGGTTTGCTGAGCGCGATCCCGCGCTTGGATACCGAAGGGGAAGTGTTGCCGACGATTCCGGGCAACCCACCTAACTTGCTGCGTTTGCCTGTCGGCTGTCCTTATCAAGAACGCTGCCATCGCGTGACGGATCGCTGCAAGCGAGAAGCACCGATCCTGCTGCCGTTTGGTAACGGCCGTCAACGTGCGTGTTTTTCTGATTGGGAGGCTTGGACAAAATGA
- the oppC gene encoding oligopeptide ABC transporter permease OppC: MLTKKENLAAIENFSQNLEIQGRSLWQDARIRFMRNKAAMVSLFVLLLITLAVIILPMLSSYSYEDTDWYAMHAAPSAEHWFGTDALGRDLFVRTLVGGRISLMVGIMGALVAVLIGTLYGAASGFIGGRTDRVMMRILEILYAIPFMFLVIVLVTFFGRNIVLIFVAIGAIAWLDMARIVRGQTLSLRSKEFIEAAHVCGVSKWNIITRHIVPNVLGIVAVYSTLLIPSMILTESFLSFLGLGVQEPMTSWGALLQEGANTMEVAIWQLLFPAAFMVLTLFCFNYVGDGLRDALDPKDR; the protein is encoded by the coding sequence ATGTTGACGAAAAAAGAAAACTTAGCGGCGATTGAAAACTTTTCGCAAAATCTTGAGATTCAAGGCCGCAGCTTATGGCAAGACGCGCGTATTCGTTTTATGCGTAACAAAGCAGCGATGGTCAGCCTGTTTGTTCTACTGTTGATCACTCTCGCCGTGATCATTTTACCTATGCTTTCTTCATACAGTTATGAAGATACAGATTGGTATGCAATGCATGCAGCACCTTCGGCTGAACACTGGTTTGGTACCGATGCTCTTGGACGTGACCTGTTTGTGCGTACGCTGGTTGGTGGCCGTATCTCCCTGATGGTAGGTATCATGGGCGCTTTGGTTGCGGTATTGATCGGCACTCTATATGGTGCAGCGTCTGGTTTTATTGGTGGCCGTACTGACCGTGTGATGATGCGTATTCTGGAAATCCTCTACGCAATCCCATTCATGTTCTTGGTTATCGTATTGGTCACTTTCTTTGGCCGTAACATCGTGCTGATCTTCGTCGCGATCGGTGCGATCGCATGGCTGGATATGGCGCGTATTGTGCGCGGCCAAACCTTGAGCCTACGTAGCAAAGAGTTTATCGAAGCGGCGCATGTGTGTGGTGTGAGCAAGTGGAACATTATTACGCGCCATATCGTGCCAAACGTACTGGGCATTGTAGCGGTTTACTCCACCCTACTGATCCCAAGTATGATTTTGACCGAATCTTTCCTTTCTTTCCTTGGTCTTGGGGTACAAGAGCCGATGACAAGCTGGGGCGCGCTGTTACAAGAGGGCGCGAACACAATGGAAGTGGCTATTTGGCAACTCTTGTTCCCTGCCGCATTCATGGTGTTGACCTTGTTCTGCTTTAACTATGTCGGCGATGGTCTACGTGACGCGCTCGATCCAAAAGACAGATAA
- the oppB gene encoding oligopeptide ABC transporter permease OppB, which produces MLKFIAKRIFEAIPTMLVLITISFFLMRYAPGNPFSSERPLPPEVMANINAKYGLDKPVSEQYLTYLTNIVQGDFGPSFKYKDYTVNELIASALPVSVKIGLAAFFFTVIMGVTVGTIAALKQNTWVDYTIMSTAMLGVVMPSFVLAPVLIYIFAINFNIFPAGGWQDGGFQYMALPVLGMSLLYVATFARITRGSMIETLNSNFIRTARAKGLSYGYIVVKHALKPAMLPVVSYMGPAFVGIITGSVVIETIFGLPGIGKLFVNAAFNRDYSLVMGVTILIGFLFILFNAIVDILLAYIDPKIRY; this is translated from the coding sequence ATGCTTAAATTCATCGCTAAAAGGATATTTGAAGCGATACCAACCATGTTGGTGTTGATTACGATATCTTTCTTTCTTATGCGCTACGCGCCAGGCAATCCATTTTCTTCTGAGCGTCCTCTGCCGCCGGAAGTGATGGCTAACATCAACGCCAAATACGGCTTAGATAAACCGGTTTCTGAACAGTATCTAACCTATTTGACGAATATCGTTCAGGGTGATTTTGGTCCATCGTTTAAGTACAAAGACTATACGGTGAATGAACTGATCGCCAGCGCGCTGCCTGTATCGGTCAAAATCGGTCTTGCCGCGTTTTTCTTCACTGTCATTATGGGGGTAACGGTCGGAACCATAGCTGCCTTGAAGCAGAATACTTGGGTCGACTACACCATAATGTCCACCGCCATGTTAGGGGTGGTCATGCCTTCCTTCGTGTTGGCACCTGTGTTGATTTATATCTTTGCGATTAATTTTAATATTTTCCCGGCAGGCGGATGGCAAGACGGAGGGTTCCAGTACATGGCTCTGCCAGTCTTGGGGATGTCACTGCTTTATGTCGCGACTTTTGCCCGTATTACTCGTGGCTCAATGATTGAAACCCTGAACAGTAACTTTATCCGCACCGCTCGTGCAAAAGGGCTGAGTTACGGTTATATCGTGGTCAAGCACGCGCTGAAGCCAGCCATGCTGCCTGTTGTGTCATACATGGGCCCAGCTTTCGTCGGCATCATCACGGGTTCAGTAGTTATTGAGACCATTTTTGGTTTGCCAGGCATTGGTAAGCTCTTCGTTAACGCCGCCTTCAACCGAGATTATTCTTTGGTTATGGGGGTAACGATCCTGATCGGTTTCCTATTTATTTTGTTTAACGCGATTGTCGATATTCTTCTCGCTTACATCGATCCGAAGATTCGCTACTAA